The Candidatus Saccharimonadales bacterium genomic interval TCAATGGTTTGGTGGCCGGTGAAGGTGTTAGCGGCATCGGTCCTGGCAATAGTGGCAGAAGTAGACGGGAATGTCATGGTGGTGGTATCGGTGCCGGCTAGCGTTATGGAGTTGTTGGCGGTTAGGGTTTTGCCATCGGCAATTGTCAAAGTGGCGGATGACGACGGTGCAGTTAAGGCTACCTTGTTAACTGATGTGGCTGTGGCTACACCAATAGTTGGTGTAACAAGGGTGGGTGAAGTGGCCTTGACTGTACTTCCTGAACCCGTCACTGTGACGGGTTCATAGCTCGTGCAGATCCAGTTGCCGGATCCGAGAGATACAAACTCGGCCGTGTCCCCAGCCACAGTGGTGATGTTAGCGCCACCAGGCAAAATCAGGCTTGAGGCATTATGGGTTAGGGTTAGAGCTCCAGTGAATTTGACAATGCGACGGGTGCCAGCCTGAACCGTATCAAAGGCAGTGATAGTGGTGGTGCCAGTAACATTTATGTAATTACCGGTGGCGGCGCCAATATTGGTGGTGGTGCCAGAGGCCACATCGGTGCCCTTGGCTTCGTTGATGAATGATGACAATACCAGCGACGTACCGGTAGCCGCCCCGATTACTGGCGTGGTAAGTGTGGGTGTATTGGCGAGCACCACCGAGCCAGAACCGACCGAGGCATTGCCAAGCAGCGTCATAGTGCCAGAGGCATCTGGGACCGTCAGAGTGCGCGTATTGCCGGCTGTAATACCCGACAATTGGAACTGCATTTGCCTAGTAGCGTCGCCATCGTCTTGGACAGTAAAGACATTATCGGCCACGGTAGTTGGCCCGGTGGCACCAGTTGGACCGGTGGCACCAACTCCCGTGGCGCCGGTGGTGCCAGTGGCCCCAGTCGGGCCAGTCGCACCGGCATCGCCAGTGCGGGAGTAAAAGATTTTTACAACATCGTTGTTAGCGAAACTGCCGCTTGAATTTACATAACTGACCGTACAGTTATCCCAAGTGCCGTTATCGGTAATGGCACCGGCCACTTGCAAAACCAAAACATTACCCGGCGCACCGTCTTTGACCATCGTAATGGTGGTGCGGGTAGCCGAAGTCGTGCTATCATCCCAAGTTTGAATCAGCGTATCGATAGTGTTGCTATCACCGTCCGTCTCACTAATACGCAAAGCGTTAATGGACGAAAGCGTCGTCGAATTGAACTTAATTACACCAGTACCAGGATCGCTAGCAGTCGTGTTGGTGGAATAGGTGTATTTGATCCCAGCATCACGACCGGCCGATCCAGCTGTACCGGTGGCGCCTTGAGCACCGGCCGTCCCAGTGGCGCCGTCGGCTCCGGTGGCACCCTGCGTCCCAGCTGAACCTGTGGCACCCTGCGTACCAGTTGAACCGGTGGCTCCAGCTGGCCCCGTGGCACCTTGAGCGCCGGTGGCACCTTGGCCTCCGGTCGTACCAGCGGAACCACGATCACCGGAGCGCTCAAACGAGAGAGTGATGGCATCGGCATTAGCAAATGGATTAGCCGATGATGCACTGATATTTGCAACTGAGATGTTGTTGTAACCGCTGGGTGAAGCCACAGCCGAAACACTAAAGACCAACCACTTGGTGGTGTCTAAGGTTTTAAATAATCGAATGTATCCTTTGACCGTATTGGTGCTATCGGCAAAGGTGGCCAGCACTGCACTCCAATCAGTGGTGTCACTGCCCAACAAATCGGCTCGGATGGTTGTAGCGCTACTCTGAGTGGCGTTGTCTAGGCGTAAGTTGCCATTGCCAGGATCGGAATCGGTGGTGGTAGTCGAGAAAGTGTATGGAATAGTAATTGAACCGCCGACAGCCCCAGTGGCTCCGGTTAAACCAGTCGGTCCGGTTGAGCCAGTTGTACCCTGAGCGCCAGTTGCGCCAGCCGGTCCAGTGGCTCCGGTGGTACCGGTTGGCCCAGTGGCCCCATCGTTACCAGTGGGCCCAGTGGCGCCGGCTTCGGCTAGTAAGGCCCAGACCGTTTGCCAACTGCCGCCCACTCCCGGTTCGGTCGAAGCCCCAGAGGTGTGAGCACTGGTACAAATATAACTTGAGCCATTGTTGCTAACTGCATCGAATTGCGCATATGGGGTTGAGGTTGCCCAATTACCCGTCCAGTTAGTTGACCCACCCGAAACACCTTGCGGTCCGGTTGCGCCGGTGACTCCAAGCGAACCGGTCGCACCAACCGGGCCAGTGGCGCCGGTGGTACCAGCACCAGTGGCACCAGTTGTGCCGGCTGAACCAGTTGGCCCAGTGGCGCCAGTCGCGCCAACCCCTCCGGTTGTCCCAGCGGTGCCGGTAGCTCCAGTTGTGCCTGTGGCTCCAGCCGGACCTGTGGCGCCGGTTAGACCCTGAGTGCCCGCCGAACCGGTGGCACCGGTGGTACCGGCACCAGTTGCACCGGCCGGTCCAGTGGCGCCAGTCGCGCCAGTCGGGCCTGAGGCTCCGACCCCAGCCGTGGCATCAACGTAGGCCTTGGTGGTAGCATCGCCAGAAGACGATGGAGTTGGTACCGTCGGCGAGACGGTAAAGGTTTTGGCGCCGGTGATAGTATCAGTGCCAGATTTACTGACGACATCTTTAAGACTGCCGTCGCTATTATGCCCGACGTTCAGGAAGTCATTAAGAATCGAACCCCATGTGCCGTCATCTCCACCTGGTGTTGGGAGCCGTGCCATTGGTTATACATTTACCTCGTAATTAACTAAAAAACTGCACATTCCACTTGTGCTTATTCTAGATTAGATTGAGGGAATAATCAAAGATTTTCAGGGCAGAAAATTAGTGTTTTTTGGCACCGCCGCCATAGGAGCTCGATCCATACCCGGAAATCTGGTGACGCTGCCCGCCAAATTCAGACAGGGTTTTGACCAAGCCGCTAACCCCGACTACCGCCAGAGCACCAGCCCCAATGTGAGCTAGAAATTCACGGCGATTCATTGGCTTTGTTAGAAGTTGTTCGATCGGTTTTTTGACCATGTTCTCACAAAAAAGTTATGCTTTGGTATTACTCTATCGATTCATGACCCAAACGTCAAGATTCCTGGCTTAAGTCTAAAATGTTATAGCGATTAACCTGCATGGCTGGTGGCGCCTTGAACTGGGTCGCTGGGCGATCTTTGCGGGCTAACTTAACCCCATCGAGAGTTGTATTCAAAACGTTGGCCGGGTGTTGGCGACGCAGCCGAGGCTTGGGTTCAGCGATTTCTGGTAAAGCCGTGGGTAGCTGCAGTTCGGAGTTTGGTTCAGCCACCTCACCCACAGCTTCAGCTGGGTATTCGACTCTTCGATTAACCATCCAAACCAAAATTATTGATAAGTAGTAGAGAAAAACAATCGGGATAGCCATGACGAATTGGGTAATTGGGTCGTAGGTGAAAGGCAGAATGACGGCCAAGACGAAGGCCGATACCACCACATGGCGCTGATAGCGCAACAATTTTGAGGGCTTAATCGGCTTTATGCGATTAATGAAGAGCACGATCAAAGGAATTTGAAACAGCAAAGCAAAAGTCAGCAGGGTGTTTGAAACAAACGACAAATAGGCGTCAGCCGAAATCAGCGGCTGAATGGCGGCACTAGAATACTTTGAAAAAAAGTGCAGCGACATCGGAATTATGATGAAGAAACCGAACGCCACACCCAAGGCGGCCAATATGGTTGAGAAAATGATGACCTTGAGTAGCAAGAATCGTTTGAGCACGTTCGGCAGGGCCGGCTCCACAAACCGAATCGAGTTATAAACAATCAAAGGCAGCGCCATCATTAGTCCCAGCAGGCCGGAAACTTTTAGGATGAAATTAAAGCTGCCGGCTGGGGAATTGTAGAATAAAGGCGCGCCCAACGGCCGCTGCAGTACCAAAATAATCGGTCCCCGAAAAACGTAGCCCAAAATCGAACCAAAACCAACCACCAGCAGAACCCACAGTAGTCTATGCCGCAACTCTTTAATGTGATCGTGAAAAGTCAGCGATGGAGACACTATATGTCCTAAGTACCGCTTAGAAAACTAAGCTTTCTTTTCGACAGTGTCGTCTGAACTCTCGCCGGCCACACCCTTCTTGACCTCATTGATCGATTGACCAATGCTGCGGGCAAGCTCGGGAATTTTTTTGGCCCCAAAGAGCAACAGGATAATCAGCAATACGATTAATAGCTCTTCGAATTTCCCTGCAAACATACATCCTCCACCAATTATTAGCTTTAGTATAAGCGCTTTAGTGACGGATGTAAAACCTCTCTCGGAGGTCCCATAGCAGACTAGATTTACAGTCTTGTGCTAACATTTAGGTAAGCATGAGCAAAGTGGTGAAGCAAAGAATCATAAATATGGTTGGTATCGGCCTATTGGCCGGGTTAATGCTTGTTTCATCCGGTACAGCTTGGGCCACGACCTATGGCAACGGAACTTATGGCAATTGTCCCTACAATACTGGGTGTGCCAGTAGCAGCCAAAGTTCGACTCAGGCCCAGCCGGCCCAACCAGAAGCCATTTTACTCAATGACTTTCAAGATTTTTTCCAACCCGGCGGTAAAACTTTTGACCTGGTCGTAAACCAAGTAGTTTATTTTGACGTCGCTGGCTTAAATGGCACCGAGCGCCATAGCATTACCATCAACGAAATCGGGCCGGACTATGTCGTTTTCACCATTGCTTCGACCCCAATTCAGGATCGCTTATACGTTGGGCAAAGTAAGCAATATGACGTCACTAGCGATAACAAAGACGATATCAAAATAGCCCTCAACTCTATTACCGATGGTAAAGCTAACATGACCTTCTTTGCTCTGAACCAATCGGTCTCAAACCCTAGTCAAAATCAAGCCGCGCCGCAAGCTAGCTCATCATTGTGGTGGCTGTGGTTAAGTTTGTCGATTCTGGCAATTGTAGCGGCACTGGTAGTCTTTTTCATCCTATGGAAGCGTCGCAAAGATCGCCACTCGGATATCACAACCAACTCAAGCTGAGGCTAGGTAAATCATCAAATTATTAATCAGCCAGCCCAGGTGATAGCCTGATTGCATGATGATTTTGAGGTAGTTTTCGCTTGTCTCATCACGAACATACCCGTTGCTTGTAAAAAGCTGCTGCCAATATTCCTTTGGTTGGCAGTTGATGTGACCACGGCCACCCTGGCCCGGTTGAGCCGCCGAAAAAATAATGATCGGGGCGGTCTGGCTTAAATGTTTGATGGCGGAAGCCGCGCCTGACTCGGGAATGTGTTCTAGCACTTCAATGCAAAGGCTCAGATCGGCTCTAGCGCCAATTGACTGTTTGGTGATATCGACGATTTTGATGGCACTTCGTGGAATTTGGAGGACTTCATCAGCCACCGCCGCCTCGGCATAATCAACGCCCTGACCCTTGATGCCTTGGTCTAGGAACGGGCGGAGGTATAGTCCGGTAGCACAACCCACATCCAGAACCGATTTTGGAGCGTACTTCCAGATCAGCAATTCGGCTAGACGCCGAGCCTGTTCCCCTTCTTCGGCGTTAATTTGGCGGTAATAATCAATATCGTATTGGGCTTGATCCATGATTAGGCCAATGGCCAGTCGTAACCGGGGAAATCATCATGCTTTTGTTGAGCCGCTGAGATGCCCAACTCATCTAGAATGGCCGCCATTGCCGCAACCATTGGTTCTGGTCCTGAAACGTAATAGGTCTTGGTTTGGTAGTCGGGCAGAGCCTTGATGGTTTGAGCATCAATACGTTTGGGTTCTAGGATATTATTCATAATCAATTTAGGATTTAGATTGGCAAAAGTTTGCAGCTCCGACCAAAAGACCGTGCCGGCCAGATCACGATTGCCATAAAGCAAAGTCACATCAAGTGCGACTTGTTTATGATCAGCCTGCTTGAGGATAGACCGAAATGGAGTAATGCCAATGCCACCGGCGATGAAAACGTAACTGTTAGTGACGTCTTCGATGACAAAATCGCCATCGGGGCCATCGGCTTCGATTTGAGCTCCAACTGTTAATGCGCGTAAATGGCGTTTAAACGAGCTGCTCTTAGGCGAAAACCGCGTGGTGATTTGCGGGTTGGCCTCAAATGGAGCGGCCGAGATGGTAAACCAGCGTTCAACGCCGCGATCATCGGCATCGTCATGCGGTAATGTGTAATGCAAGTACTGGCCGGCCTGCCAGGATAGCGGTTGCTCGGGCTTGAAGACGAAGGTGATGACATCGGGCGCTTCTGGACGTTTTTCGATCAAAGTTAACTTCACATGCTAATTATAGCCTGCTTTGCGGAAGTTTATGGCAACGACTACAATAACGCTAATGGCTAGACTAACCAGAACCAGCGAATACGTCCGCAGCACCATCTTTGGTATCGAAGACAGCTTGGTTTCAACCACCGGCATTGTGGCTGGCGTCAGCGCCGGGTCCCATCATCGACCCACGATTTTATTAGCCGCCATCGTAGCTGTCACCATTGAGGCCATGAGTATGGCAGCGGGTGAGTTTTTGAGCGACGAAGCCGTTCACGAGATGAACAAACGCCGGCGGGCTGGTGATAGCGCCATGGTCAGTGCCACTTTGATGTTCTTTGCTTATTTGTTGGCCGGTGCAATTCCAATCGTGCCGGTGATTGTTTTCGCCTACCCTTCATCCATATTCATTAGTATTTTTTGCTCACTAATTGGGTTGTTTATACTGGGCTATGTTAAAGGCCGGGTAGTGCGTGTGAACGCTACCCGCAGTGGCCTCAAAATACTACTCATCGGTGGAGTTACCGCGATCGTTGGCGTAATTGTTGGCCATTTCTTAAAAGCGGTTTGAGTTAAAGATCGGCCGGGAAAGTATAGGGCGGCGGAGCCACCACCTGGCCTGATTCAACCGTAATAACATCGTGCTGGTTCAAGGGGAGCTGCTGTGGGTCACCAGGGTAGGGCTGGCCATTGACGTAGAAGCGCAAGGTTTGGCCGCTGGCAGCGGAGATAGCGCCGGCTTCAGTTGTGCTAAGCGGCTGGCCCCAAACGGCAAAGAAATCGCCAAGGGTAAAATTGGTGCGCTCTGGAGATTCAATGTGAATAATGCCATCGGTTTGGTGGGTATGAAGCCAATACAGGCAGTTGGCGTCTTTATTGATACCGATGCCAGCCGGCACTTCAACATTTTGGCCATCGTTGATCATAGTTAAATGGGCATGCCAGTGGACTTTGACCATTTCGGTCTGACATTCAATGCCGTTGATAGCCGGCGCCGTCGAAGATTGACTGGAGCCAGATTTCGAGCTGTGATTACCTAAGACAAAGATACCAACTAGGACAATCACGGCACCTACTAATATGATCCAGAAGCGTTTCATTCCACAATCTTAACGGCAGAACAGGTAGACTACAAGCTAGTCGGAAGGTCGGCCAGGTCTATTAATTCGCCCGAGGACAAAATAAACCACAGCGATAGTAATAATAACTGCTATTAGTAATCCGATAGCTAGCGGTTTATTGATGTCAGAAAAACTGTAAGTGCCGGAGTCATTTTGGCTAATACCTGTACCCACATCTTCAAGATGGGCTAGCATCATGCTTGAGCCCGACCCAAAATTTTATCGATGTAAGGCTTCATCCAGCGATCGACAGTATAGCGATCTTTGGGTGAAATTATTAGACCGATCGCAAGAACGTAGAGAATCAGATGAGGCCAAACCACTTCGCCAAAATAAAGTAGGGCTAGGGTCATCATGGCCAAAAGGAGGAATAGGGTCCAGCGTAAGGCCAGTCCAAACACAATGCAAAAACCCACCAGCAGCTCGACCAG includes:
- a CDS encoding collagen-like protein — translated: MARLPTPGGDDGTWGSILNDFLNVGHNSDGSLKDVVSKSGTDTITGAKTFTVSPTVPTPSSSGDATTKAYVDATAGVGASGPTGATGATGPAGATGAGTTGATGSAGTQGLTGATGPAGATGTTGATGTAGTTGGVGATGATGPTGSAGTTGATGAGTTGATGPVGATGSLGVTGATGPQGVSGGSTNWTGNWATSTPYAQFDAVSNNGSSYICTSAHTSGASTEPGVGGSWQTVWALLAEAGATGPTGNDGATGPTGTTGATGPAGATGAQGTTGSTGPTGLTGATGAVGGSITIPYTFSTTTTDSDPGNGNLRLDNATQSSATTIRADLLGSDTTDWSAVLATFADSTNTVKGYIRLFKTLDTTKWLVFSVSAVASPSGYNNISVANISASSANPFANADAITLSFERSGDRGSAGTTGGQGATGAQGATGPAGATGSTGTQGATGSAGTQGATGADGATGTAGAQGATGTAGSAGRDAGIKYTYSTNTTASDPGTGVIKFNSTTLSSINALRISETDGDSNTIDTLIQTWDDSTTSATRTTITMVKDGAPGNVLVLQVAGAITDNGTWDNCTVSYVNSSGSFANNDVVKIFYSRTGDAGATGPTGATGTTGATGVGATGPTGATGPTTVADNVFTVQDDGDATRQMQFQLSGITAGNTRTLTVPDASGTMTLLGNASVGSGSVVLANTPTLTTPVIGAATGTSLVLSSFINEAKGTDVASGTTTNIGAATGNYINVTGTTTITAFDTVQAGTRRIVKFTGALTLTHNASSLILPGGANITTVAGDTAEFVSLGSGNWICTSYEPVTVTGSGSTVKATSPTLVTPTIGVATATSVNKVALTAPSSSATLTIADGKTLTANNSITLAGTDTTTMTFPSTSATIARTDAANTFTGHQTIEGVTSTGATGTGQFVFDTSPTLATPILTTPTINTPTITVWNNWISDTNTWTYATNTSYANTFTISSATDYTTTFVKGTRIKMTNSTVKYFVVIDSSFSSNTTTVTINGGDTYVLANAAISATFFSYAANPAGYPTWFAYTPTLVGWSANPTTLAYRFKVDGNTCTTLVRQGTNGTSNATTTTISQPIGSGTVANAIWAAPLQFTDNSVVSTTPGVVTCGSATTVFTVRTDYNTAAWTSSGGKKVQFSISYEI
- a CDS encoding twin-arginine translocation signal domain-containing protein — encoded protein: MNRREFLAHIGAGALAVVGVSGLVKTLSEFGGQRHQISGYGSSSYGGGAKKH
- the tatC gene encoding twin-arginine translocase subunit TatC — encoded protein: MSPSLTFHDHIKELRHRLLWVLLVVGFGSILGYVFRGPIILVLQRPLGAPLFYNSPAGSFNFILKVSGLLGLMMALPLIVYNSIRFVEPALPNVLKRFLLLKVIIFSTILAALGVAFGFFIIIPMSLHFFSKYSSAAIQPLISADAYLSFVSNTLLTFALLFQIPLIVLFINRIKPIKPSKLLRYQRHVVVSAFVLAVILPFTYDPITQFVMAIPIVFLYYLSIILVWMVNRRVEYPAEAVGEVAEPNSELQLPTALPEIAEPKPRLRRQHPANVLNTTLDGVKLARKDRPATQFKAPPAMQVNRYNILDLSQES
- the tatA gene encoding twin-arginine translocase TatA/TatE family subunit — protein: MFAGKFEELLIVLLIILLLFGAKKIPELARSIGQSINEVKKGVAGESSDDTVEKKA
- a CDS encoding methyltransferase domain-containing protein, with translation MDQAQYDIDYYRQINAEEGEQARRLAELLIWKYAPKSVLDVGCATGLYLRPFLDQGIKGQGVDYAEAAVADEVLQIPRSAIKIVDITKQSIGARADLSLCIEVLEHIPESGAASAIKHLSQTAPIIIFSAAQPGQGGRGHINCQPKEYWQQLFTSNGYVRDETSENYLKIIMQSGYHLGWLINNLMIYLASA
- a CDS encoding FAD-dependent oxidoreductase, coding for MKLTLIEKRPEAPDVITFVFKPEQPLSWQAGQYLHYTLPHDDADDRGVERWFTISAAPFEANPQITTRFSPKSSSFKRHLRALTVGAQIEADGPDGDFVIEDVTNSYVFIAGGIGITPFRSILKQADHKQVALDVTLLYGNRDLAGTVFWSELQTFANLNPKLIMNNILEPKRIDAQTIKALPDYQTKTYYVSGPEPMVAAMAAILDELGISAAQQKHDDFPGYDWPLA
- a CDS encoding VIT1/CCC1 transporter family protein translates to MARLTRTSEYVRSTIFGIEDSLVSTTGIVAGVSAGSHHRPTILLAAIVAVTIEAMSMAAGEFLSDEAVHEMNKRRRAGDSAMVSATLMFFAYLLAGAIPIVPVIVFAYPSSIFISIFCSLIGLFILGYVKGRVVRVNATRSGLKILLIGGVTAIVGVIVGHFLKAV